The nucleotide sequence TGCGGCGGCTCCGTCGGCAGTTCACGGGCGACGGGGAAAATCGTCAGGAAGCCGCCGGCAATGCGGAATTCCTCCCAGCCCCGGCTCATCTCTCGTCCCCTCTGGCCACCCCGGCCTCATCGAAGGTCTTCACCTCGCGCAGCGCCTGCAGCGCCGCCTCGATCAGCCCCATGGCCAGGGCCGCGCCGGTCCCCTCGCCGAGGCGCATTTCAAGGTCGAGCATCGGCCGCAGACGGATCCGCTCCAGCATGTGTGCATGGCCGATCTCCACAGAGCGATGGGCGGCGAAAAGGTAGTCGCGCACATGCGGATGCAATTCCGAGGCAAGCATGGCGGCGGCGGTGGAGATAAAACCGTCGACCACTACCGGGATTTCCAGGGCGGCGCAGCCGATGATCAGGCCGGCGATGCCGCCGATTTCGTAGCCTCCCACCTTGGCCAGGACGTCGACCGGATCCCCGGGGTCGGGAGCGTTGACCCGCAACCCCTCCTCGATGACCCGGATCTTGTGGGCCAGCGCCGCATCGTCAATCCCCGTTCCGCGATGGGTGACCTGGGGGACCGAGAGCCCGGTGAAGACGGCGGCAATCGCCGCGGACGGAGTGGTATTGCCGATCCCCATGTCG is from Desulfuromonadales bacterium and encodes:
- the cobT gene encoding nicotinate-nucleotide--dimethylbenzimidazole phosphoribosyltransferase → MRKDMTLDATLSLIRPVDSEKIAALQDRINRQAKPQGSLGRLEEFARRFAAITGRDTVQKKVVFTFAGDHGVTEEGVSVFPREVTPQMVFNFLEGGAAINALARHVGAEVIVVDMGVDFEFKPMNGLLLKKIGRGTANFARGPAMSRVEAIRCLETGIELAASCRDAGIDLVGTGDMGIGNTTPSAAIAAVFTGLSVPQVTHRGTGIDDAALAHKIRVIEEGLRVNAPDPGDPVDVLAKVGGYEIGGIAGLIIGCAALEIPVVVDGFISTAAAMLASELHPHVRDYLFAAHRSVEIGHAHMLERIRLRPMLDLEMRLGEGTGAALAMGLIEAALQALREVKTFDEAGVARGDER